A genomic segment from Fundulus heteroclitus isolate FHET01 chromosome 6, MU-UCD_Fhet_4.1, whole genome shotgun sequence encodes:
- the rgs1 gene encoding regulator of G-protein signaling 21 isoform X2, whose translation MIIGPLHISADNITAAMWKTPGSFSLTDPLDDVETWSESVDKVLSCKAGQIAFREFLKSEYSEENILFWLACEDYKKIKTVPEMISSANRIYSEFVETEAPRQINIDCTTRENITKNISQPTLTSFDTAQKLVYSLMARDCYPRFLKSDIYQGLLRKADSR comes from the exons ATGATTATTGGGCCTTTACACATTTCAGCAGACAACATCACAGCAGCCATGTGGAAAACACCAGGGAGTTTTTCACTCACT GATCCACTGGACGATGTTGAGACTTGGAGCGAATCCGTGGATAAAGTCCTCAGTTGCAAAG CCGGACAGATAGCTTTCCGGGAGTTCCTGAAGTCCGAGTACAGCGAGGAGAACATACTGTTTTGGCTCGCCTGTGAGGACTACAAGAAAATCAAGACGGTCCCAGAAATGATCTCGTCCGCCAACAGGATCTACTCAGAGTTTGTCGAAACAGAAGCACCCAGACAG ATCAACATCGACTGCACTACCAGAGAAAACATCACAAAGAACATCTCCCAGCCAACCCTGACTTCCTTTGACACGGCACAAAAGCTCGTCTACAGCCTGATGGCCAGGGATTGCTACCCGCGCTTCCTAAAATCTGACATCTATCAGGGACTCCTGAGGAAAGCTGACTCAAGGTGA
- the rgs1 gene encoding regulator of G-protein signaling 21 isoform X1, which translates to MIIGPLHISADNITAAMWKTPGSFSLTGRFCCFPKDPLDDVETWSESVDKVLSCKAGQIAFREFLKSEYSEENILFWLACEDYKKIKTVPEMISSANRIYSEFVETEAPRQINIDCTTRENITKNISQPTLTSFDTAQKLVYSLMARDCYPRFLKSDIYQGLLRKADSR; encoded by the exons ATGATTATTGGGCCTTTACACATTTCAGCAGACAACATCACAGCAGCCATGTGGAAAACACCAGGGAGTTTTTCACTCACT GGTAGATTTTGTTGCTTTCCCAAGGATCCACTGGACGATGTTGAGACTTGGAGCGAATCCGTGGATAAAGTCCTCAGTTGCAAAG CCGGACAGATAGCTTTCCGGGAGTTCCTGAAGTCCGAGTACAGCGAGGAGAACATACTGTTTTGGCTCGCCTGTGAGGACTACAAGAAAATCAAGACGGTCCCAGAAATGATCTCGTCCGCCAACAGGATCTACTCAGAGTTTGTCGAAACAGAAGCACCCAGACAG ATCAACATCGACTGCACTACCAGAGAAAACATCACAAAGAACATCTCCCAGCCAACCCTGACTTCCTTTGACACGGCACAAAAGCTCGTCTACAGCCTGATGGCCAGGGATTGCTACCCGCGCTTCCTAAAATCTGACATCTATCAGGGACTCCTGAGGAAAGCTGACTCAAGGTGA
- the rgs18 gene encoding regulator of G-protein signaling 18 has translation METLLFLFPQFNYMAPKEEAYFKMFAVQDSQSSAMKDNSSRQKDKERKSRLSLFLTKSGSHENVSPHKKTDTTTSNISPEAALQWSDSFEELLNNTDGVETFAQFLRTEFSEENIEFWLACEEYKTIDSETKLLSKAKYIYAVFIESESPKEVNIDYNTKMAIQKNMEHPTRSCFEAAQMKVYSLMKKDSYPRFLHSDIYLRITRRKGPGSTMFRRRSRSCVFNERGEVKTEPSAW, from the exons ATGGAGACGCTGCTTTTTCTATTTCCTCAATTTAACTACATGGCCCCAAAGGAGGAAgcatatttcaaaatgtttgctgtgcaAGACTCGCAGTCATCAGCGATGAAGGACAATAGCAGCAG ACAGAAAGACAAGGAGAGGAAGAGCCGACTAAGCCTTTTTCTCACCAAGTCGGGCTCCCATGAAAATGTCAGTCCTCATAAAAAGACCGATACGACAACGAGCAA CATCTCACCAGAGGCAGCCTTACAGTGGAGCGACTCTTTTGAAGAGCTGCTAAATAACACAG ACGGGGTGGAAACCTTCGCTCAGTTCCTCAGGACAGAGTTCAGCGAGGAAAACATTGAGTTCTGGTTGGCCTGTGAAGAATACAAGACCATTGATTCAGAAACCAAGCTGCTGTCCAAAGCCAAATATATTTATGCAGTTTTTATTGAATCGGAGTCCCCCAAAGAG GTCAACATTGACTACAACACAAAGATGGCCATCCAGAAAAACATGGAACACCCAACACGAAGCTGTTTTGAAGCCGCCCAGATGAAAGTCTACAGTCTGATGAAAAAGGACTCCTACCCAAGGTTTCTGCACTCTGACATTTATCTGCGTATAACTCGGAGGAAGGGTCCTGGATCCACCATGTTTCGCAGAAGGTCACGCTCCTGTGTGTTTAACGAGAGGGGAGAAGTCAAAACTGAGCCCTCAGCTTGGTAA
- the rgs1 gene encoding regulator of G-protein signaling 21 isoform X3, translated as MAIKFCCFPKDPLDDVETWSESVDKVLSCKAGQIAFREFLKSEYSEENILFWLACEDYKKIKTVPEMISSANRIYSEFVETEAPRQINIDCTTRENITKNISQPTLTSFDTAQKLVYSLMARDCYPRFLKSDIYQGLLRKADSR; from the exons ATGGCGATAAA ATTTTGTTGCTTTCCCAAGGATCCACTGGACGATGTTGAGACTTGGAGCGAATCCGTGGATAAAGTCCTCAGTTGCAAAG CCGGACAGATAGCTTTCCGGGAGTTCCTGAAGTCCGAGTACAGCGAGGAGAACATACTGTTTTGGCTCGCCTGTGAGGACTACAAGAAAATCAAGACGGTCCCAGAAATGATCTCGTCCGCCAACAGGATCTACTCAGAGTTTGTCGAAACAGAAGCACCCAGACAG ATCAACATCGACTGCACTACCAGAGAAAACATCACAAAGAACATCTCCCAGCCAACCCTGACTTCCTTTGACACGGCACAAAAGCTCGTCTACAGCCTGATGGCCAGGGATTGCTACCCGCGCTTCCTAAAATCTGACATCTATCAGGGACTCCTGAGGAAAGCTGACTCAAGGTGA